One genomic segment of Leptotrichia hongkongensis includes these proteins:
- a CDS encoding glycoside hydrolase family 16 protein — protein sequence MKKKIFLRAILFVLVGNMVFAAGENKKIDTSQKIEVIESEVQQKIGNIEGKAEVEVKSSRRSKLNRFISKVTGKSWKMVWNDEFNGNQLDSTKWAYWENGNPWNAGNYLDENGNLVNQYGFDAKHFYLRDNVRVENGNMIITLKKETDKKVNINGVERRILYSSGAIHTRNLYNVQYGKIEMRAAMPEGIGTWPAFWMWPAGYSQVDGNANGEIDIVETYGDDMRRATGTLHVLKSDNTYETFDGDDYKLSKWPREKLTNFNTYAVEWDDKGIKWLFNNKVYKKFSYKELEKRGLQNPFNQPYFIMINVALSKKTGEDGDVNFPTEMKVDYVRVYQKK from the coding sequence ATGAAAAAAAAGATTTTTTTAAGGGCAATTTTGTTTGTACTGGTTGGAAATATGGTATTTGCAGCAGGTGAGAATAAAAAGATAGATACTTCTCAAAAAATCGAGGTTATTGAAAGTGAAGTGCAACAAAAGATTGGAAATATAGAAGGGAAAGCTGAAGTTGAGGTGAAAAGTTCTAGAAGAAGCAAGTTGAACAGATTTATTTCCAAAGTAACAGGAAAAAGCTGGAAAATGGTTTGGAATGATGAATTTAATGGAAATCAGCTAGATAGTACGAAATGGGCTTATTGGGAAAATGGGAATCCTTGGAATGCGGGGAACTATTTAGATGAAAATGGAAATTTGGTCAATCAATATGGATTTGATGCGAAACATTTTTATTTGAGAGACAATGTTAGAGTTGAAAATGGGAATATGATTATAACACTAAAGAAGGAAACTGATAAAAAAGTTAATATTAATGGTGTAGAAAGACGTATTCTTTATAGTTCAGGTGCGATTCACACAAGAAATCTTTATAATGTGCAGTATGGAAAAATTGAAATGAGAGCGGCTATGCCTGAAGGAATTGGGACTTGGCCTGCGTTTTGGATGTGGCCCGCAGGATATTCTCAAGTGGATGGAAATGCAAATGGTGAAATCGATATAGTAGAAACTTATGGAGATGATATGCGACGTGCGACAGGGACACTTCACGTTCTTAAAAGTGATAATACTTATGAGACATTTGATGGAGATGATTATAAGCTAAGTAAATGGCCTAGGGAAAAATTGACAAACTTTAATACTTATGCGGTGGAATGGGATGATAAAGGAATAAAATGGTTATTTAATAATAAAGTATATAAAAAATTCTCTTACAAGGAACTGGAAAAAAGAGGTTTACAAAATCCATTTAACCAGCCATATTTCATAATGATAAATGTTGCTTTGAGCAAGAAAACTGGAGAAGATGGGGATGTTAATTTTCCGACAGAAATGAAAGTTGATTATGTAAGGGTTTATCAGAAAAAATAA